A genome region from Trichosurus vulpecula isolate mTriVul1 chromosome 5, mTriVul1.pri, whole genome shotgun sequence includes the following:
- the KCNA1 gene encoding potassium voltage-gated channel subfamily A member 1 has product MTVMSGENVEEASAAQGHPQDISYPRPADHDDHDCCERVVINISGLRFETQLKTLAQFPNTLLGNPKKRMRYFDPLRNEYFFDRNRPSFDAILYYYQSGGRLRRPVNVPLDMFSEEIKFYELGEEAMEKFREDEGFIKEEERPLPEKEYQRQVWLLFEYPESSGPARVIAIVSVMVILISIVIFCLETLPELKEEREFSAFQPSDNTTIYYKSNIFTDPFFIVETLCIIWFSFELVVRFFACPSKTDFFKNIMNFIDIVAIIPYFITLGTEMAEQEGNQKGEQATSLAILRVIRLVRVFRIFKLSRHSKGLQILGQTLKASMRELGLLIFFLFIGVILFSSAVYFAEAEDAESHFSSIPDAFWWAVVSMTTVGYGDMYPVTIGGKIVGSLCAIAGVLTIALPVPVIVSNFNYFYHRETEGEEQAQLLHVSSPNLASDSDLSRRSSSTISKSEYMEIEEDMNNSIAHYRQANIRTGNCTTANQNCVNKSKLLTDV; this is encoded by the coding sequence ATGACGGTGATGTCCGGAGAGAACGTGGAGGAGGCTTCTGCCGCCCAGGGCCATCCCCAAGACATCAGCTACCCAAGGCCAGCAGACCATGACGACCATGATTGCTGTGAAAGGGTGGTGATCAACATCTCTGGGCTGCGTTTTGAGACACAACTTAAGACCCTGGCTCAGTTCCCCAACACATTGTTGGGGAATCCCAAGAAACGCATGCGATATTTCGACCCCCTGAGAAATGAGTATTTTTTTGACCGCAACAGGCCCAGCTTTGATGCCATCCTCTATTATTACCAGTCTGGAGGGCGCCTTCGTAGACCTGTCAATGTGCCCCTGGACATGTTCTCTGAGGAGATCAAGTTTTATGAGTTGGGTGAGGAGGCCATGGAGAAGTTCCGAGAGGATGAGGGTTTCATTAAGGAGGAAGAGCGCCCGTTGCCAGAGAAGGAGTACCAGCGCCAGGTGTGGCTCCTCTTTGAGTATCCTGAGAGCTCTGGGCCTGCACGGGTCATTGCTATTGTCTCAGTCATGGTAATCCTCATCTCTATAGTTATTTTCTGCCTGGAGACCTTGCCTGAgctaaaagaagaaagggaattcAGCGCCTTCCAACCTAGCGACAACACAACAATCTACTACAAATCCAACATTTTTACAGATCCCTTCTTCATCGTGGAAACATTATGCATCATCTGGTTTTCCTTTGAACTAGTGGTACGCTTCTTTGCCTGTCCCAGCAAAACGGATTTCTTCAAGAACATCATGAATTTCATTGACATCGTGGCCATCATCCCCTACTTCATTACCCTGGGCACTGAAATGGCAGAGCAGGAGGGCAACCAGAAGGGTGAGCAGGCCACTTCACTGGCCATCCTGAGAGTCATCCGCTTGGTAAGGGTCTTTAGAATCTTCAAACTGTCCCGCCATTCCAAGGGTCTCCAGATCCTAGGTCAGACTCTCAAGGCTAGCATGAGAGAGCTAGGTTTgctcatctttttccttttcattggggTTATCTTGTTTTCTAGTGCTGTATACTTTGCAGAGGCAGAAGACGCTGAGTCTCACTTCTCAAGCATCCCCGACGCTTTCTGGTGGGCTGTGGTGTCCATGACCACTGTAGGATACGGTGACATGTACCCTGTGACAATTGGAGGCAAGATCGTGGGCTCCTTGTGTGCCATCGCTGGTGTGCTGACAATTGCCCTGCCTGTACCTGTCATTGTGTCCAATTTCAACTATTTCTACCACCGAGAAACTGAAGGGGAAGAACAGGCTCAGTTGCTCCATGTTAGTTCCCCTAACTTAGCCTCTGATAGCGACCTCAGTCGCCGTAGCTCCTCTACCATCAGCAAATCTGAATACATGGAAATTGAAGAGGATATGAATAATAGTATAGCCCATTATAGACAGGCTAATATCAGAACTGGCAACTGCACTACAGCTAACCAAAACTGTGTTAACAAGAGCAAGCTCCTGacggatgtttaa